One window of the Streptomyces asoensis genome contains the following:
- a CDS encoding MarR family winged helix-turn-helix transcriptional regulator: protein MNDTDPSLPADTPLPPDELGHRLTEVFDLVGPLYRRALRKVEQGEAVEGASVGVRSVLDLLRRKGDLTVPQLSRIQALSRQFVQRMVNDAAAQGWVETLPNPAHQRSSLIRITEGGRALIATVLDREHTLNREVGGDLTDAEVRACVRVLTEMLRTFDHVDVDD, encoded by the coding sequence GTGAACGACACCGACCCGTCTCTCCCCGCCGACACCCCGCTCCCGCCCGACGAACTCGGCCACCGGCTCACCGAGGTCTTCGACCTGGTCGGCCCCCTCTACCGTCGCGCCCTGCGCAAGGTCGAGCAGGGCGAGGCCGTCGAGGGTGCCTCCGTCGGGGTGCGCTCCGTGCTCGACCTGCTGCGCCGCAAAGGAGACCTGACGGTCCCGCAGCTGAGCCGGATCCAGGCGCTGAGCCGGCAGTTCGTGCAGCGCATGGTCAACGACGCGGCGGCGCAGGGGTGGGTGGAGACCCTGCCCAACCCCGCGCACCAGCGCTCGTCCCTGATCCGGATCACCGAGGGCGGCCGAGCCCTGATCGCCACCGTCCTGGACCGCGAGCACACCCTGAACCGCGAGGTCGGGGGCGATCTGACCGACGCCGAGGTGCGGGCCTGCGTACGGGTGCTGACGGAGATGCTGAGGACGTTCGACCACGTCGACGTCGACGACTGA
- a CDS encoding lysyl oxidase family protein, with protein MTRSLHRKGLKRAAFAAGAAFTVVAAVAGSAPGAGAAPASPPGTPQLKLVAASKAVTADRYEGNSGVYLDLGTYVTVDNAPLELKVTRKSYKDPIVAQQILRNGSKVTTKTLPAGLVKDFGGLPDFLEVSIKNAAGVEVQKSKSNFCLNNASGRLRPDAPATSHYPESCSTNPFTLGSVWGVEKGWAANTSAFDYDRPVDLAAGEYTVKVAVAKKYRDLFGIPDDRPTIALTVREISDGGEGGAGGGGGVGLTAHSATGSGHGASHDMASMEGMEGMQGMAGMGGGHHYGPRGADAPTPSALSHALEDRGLAHHLGDGAGHTDGSRVAPALKSATKRPTGRAGVPANVPKPDLRSLPAWDIAVTDGEDGDVVGKDYLAFSANVWNAGPAPLVVDGFRKPGADLMDSYQYFYDAKGKQVGYAPAGTMEWDPRIGHEHWHFTDFASYRLLAADQKEIVKSGKEAFCLANTDAIDYTVKNANWHPYNTDLSTACGQQNSISVREVLDVGSGDTYTQYRPGQSFDITGLPNGTYYIQVIANPANRLQETDTKNNVSLRKVVLGGTEGARTVSVPPVGLINAP; from the coding sequence ATGACCAGATCGCTACACCGCAAGGGCCTCAAGCGCGCGGCGTTCGCCGCGGGGGCCGCGTTCACCGTCGTGGCCGCCGTCGCCGGGTCCGCTCCCGGCGCCGGGGCCGCGCCCGCGAGCCCGCCCGGGACGCCGCAGCTCAAGCTCGTCGCCGCGTCGAAGGCCGTGACCGCCGACCGGTACGAGGGGAACTCCGGGGTCTACCTCGACCTCGGTACGTACGTCACCGTCGACAACGCTCCGCTGGAGCTGAAGGTGACCCGTAAGTCGTACAAGGACCCGATCGTCGCCCAGCAGATCCTGCGCAACGGGTCGAAGGTGACGACGAAGACGCTGCCCGCCGGGCTCGTCAAGGACTTCGGCGGCCTCCCGGACTTCCTGGAGGTCTCCATCAAGAACGCGGCCGGGGTGGAGGTGCAGAAGAGCAAGAGCAACTTCTGCCTGAACAACGCCTCCGGCCGGCTGCGTCCGGACGCCCCGGCCACCTCGCACTATCCGGAGAGCTGTTCCACCAACCCCTTCACGCTCGGCTCGGTCTGGGGCGTGGAGAAGGGCTGGGCGGCCAACACCTCCGCCTTCGACTACGACAGGCCGGTCGACCTGGCCGCCGGTGAGTACACCGTCAAGGTGGCGGTGGCGAAGAAGTACCGCGACCTGTTCGGCATCCCCGACGACCGGCCGACCATCGCGCTGACCGTCCGGGAGATCAGTGACGGCGGGGAAGGCGGAGCAGGAGGGGGCGGCGGGGTCGGCCTCACCGCCCACAGTGCCACCGGCAGCGGCCATGGCGCGTCGCACGACATGGCGAGCATGGAAGGTATGGAGGGCATGCAGGGCATGGCGGGCATGGGGGGTGGTCATCACTACGGGCCCCGTGGCGCCGACGCTCCCACGCCCTCCGCGCTCTCGCACGCCCTGGAGGACCGCGGTCTCGCCCACCACCTGGGCGACGGCGCCGGACACACCGACGGCTCCCGGGTCGCTCCCGCGCTGAAGTCCGCCACCAAGCGGCCCACCGGGCGCGCGGGCGTACCGGCCAACGTACCCAAGCCGGACCTGCGTTCGCTGCCGGCCTGGGACATCGCGGTCACCGACGGCGAGGACGGCGACGTGGTCGGCAAGGACTACCTCGCCTTCAGCGCCAACGTCTGGAACGCCGGCCCCGCGCCGCTCGTCGTGGACGGCTTCCGCAAGCCGGGCGCGGACCTGATGGACTCGTACCAGTACTTCTACGACGCCAAGGGCAAGCAGGTCGGCTACGCGCCCGCCGGCACCATGGAGTGGGACCCGCGCATCGGCCACGAGCACTGGCACTTCACCGACTTCGCCAGCTACCGGCTGCTCGCAGCCGATCAGAAGGAGATCGTCAAGAGCGGCAAGGAGGCGTTCTGCCTCGCCAACACCGACGCCATCGACTACACGGTGAAGAACGCCAACTGGCACCCGTACAACACCGATCTGTCGACCGCCTGCGGTCAGCAGAACTCGATCTCCGTGCGGGAGGTCCTCGACGTCGGCTCCGGTGACACGTACACCCAGTACCGTCCCGGCCAGTCCTTCGACATCACCGGCCTGCCGAACGGCACCTACTACATCCAGGTCATCGCCAACCCGGCGAACCGCCTCCAGGAGACCGACACCAAGAACAACGTCTCCCTGCGCAAGGTCGTCCTGGGCGGCACCGAAGGCGCCCGCACGGTCTCGGTCCCGCCGGTCGGCCTGATCAACGCGCCCTAA
- a CDS encoding ATP-binding protein produces the protein MSDPWEYSLYIPCDPRAVTVCRRTLRLILTLHGLIHLVDTAELLASELVSNAVLHTKGPACLRLRFRDGVLQIGAWDADPEPPEPPGRLEEPADAESGRGMALVRACSDLWHWQPLSRMGHRGKLVWCELNAA, from the coding sequence ATGTCCGATCCCTGGGAGTACTCCCTCTACATCCCCTGCGACCCACGCGCCGTGACCGTCTGTCGCCGCACCCTGCGCCTGATCCTCACCCTGCACGGCCTGATCCACTTGGTGGACACCGCGGAGCTGCTCGCCTCGGAGCTGGTCTCCAACGCCGTACTGCACACCAAGGGCCCGGCCTGTCTGCGCCTCCGCTTCCGGGACGGCGTCCTCCAGATCGGCGCCTGGGACGCGGACCCCGAACCACCCGAGCCCCCGGGACGGCTGGAGGAGCCGGCCGACGCCGAGAGCGGACGCGGCATGGCCCTCGTCCGGGCCTGCTCGGACCTCTGGCACTGGCAGCCGCTGTCCCGGATGGGGCATCGCGGCAAGCTCGTGTGGTGCGAACTGAACGCGGCGTAG
- a CDS encoding LCP family protein — MSGTRRRGRTPVEAAGRGSRSRTGGPGGRTGGPGRTRLTRRGRILAWGAGVTSVVVLAVGGVGAWVYNDLNNNINSADVDDKLGENRPENLSPGSKNIMIVGSDSRDGANAKYGKDLTTMQSDTLMVLHIPADRKWASVVSFPRDSWVEIPSCEKGDGSSSSPHHFKINEAFALGGSNGKVGEAAACSIKTVEANTGLRIDHFMSVDFSGFKGMVDALEGIEVCPKQAIREEKSHLDIKAGCQTVKGETALAYVRVRYGVGDGSDIGRIGRQQEFMDALAKKAKSKLTSPDAMYGFLQSITKSLTTDPDMAGIKPLYGLADELKGIPSDRLSFLTVPNYGREADQPTDKANVVWQYPQAADLFTSLAKDKEVTKPQLEAARKNVVYASSVRVQVLNGTGVSGRAAAVAEKLKDAGYTVTGTGNAPKTVAKTTVTYPTGLDSQAAVLASRLPGRTATADASAAPGVVTLVVGPELKVGDVA, encoded by the coding sequence GTGAGCGGGACGAGGAGGCGTGGGCGTACTCCGGTGGAGGCGGCCGGCCGCGGCAGCAGGAGCAGGACGGGCGGGCCCGGTGGCAGGACGGGTGGGCCCGGCAGGACGCGGCTCACGCGGCGGGGGCGGATCCTCGCGTGGGGCGCGGGCGTCACGTCCGTCGTCGTCCTCGCGGTGGGCGGGGTCGGGGCCTGGGTCTACAACGACCTGAACAACAACATCAACTCGGCCGACGTGGACGACAAGCTGGGCGAGAACCGGCCCGAGAATCTCAGTCCCGGCTCCAAGAACATCATGATCGTCGGATCCGACAGCCGCGACGGCGCCAACGCCAAGTACGGCAAGGACCTGACCACCATGCAGTCCGACACGCTGATGGTGCTGCACATCCCGGCCGACCGTAAGTGGGCCTCGGTCGTGTCCTTCCCGCGCGACTCGTGGGTGGAGATACCCAGTTGTGAGAAGGGGGACGGCAGTTCGTCCTCCCCGCACCACTTCAAGATCAACGAGGCGTTCGCGCTCGGCGGCAGCAACGGCAAGGTCGGCGAGGCCGCCGCGTGCAGCATCAAGACCGTCGAGGCCAACACCGGTCTGCGCATCGACCACTTCATGTCGGTCGACTTCTCCGGCTTCAAGGGCATGGTCGACGCGCTGGAGGGCATCGAGGTCTGCCCGAAGCAGGCCATCCGCGAGGAGAAGTCCCACCTGGACATCAAGGCCGGGTGTCAGACCGTCAAGGGCGAGACGGCGCTCGCGTACGTCCGGGTCCGCTACGGCGTCGGCGACGGTTCCGACATCGGACGCATCGGGCGCCAGCAGGAGTTCATGGACGCGCTGGCCAAGAAGGCCAAGTCCAAGCTCACGAGCCCCGACGCCATGTACGGCTTCCTCCAGTCGATCACCAAGTCGCTCACCACCGACCCCGACATGGCGGGCATCAAGCCGCTGTACGGGCTCGCCGACGAGCTCAAGGGGATACCGAGCGACCGGCTGAGCTTCCTCACCGTGCCCAACTACGGGCGGGAGGCCGACCAGCCCACCGACAAGGCCAACGTGGTCTGGCAGTACCCGCAGGCCGCCGATCTGTTCACCTCCCTGGCCAAGGACAAGGAGGTCACCAAGCCGCAGTTGGAGGCGGCGAGGAAGAACGTGGTGTACGCCTCCAGCGTGCGGGTCCAGGTGCTCAACGGCACCGGGGTCTCGGGACGCGCCGCCGCCGTCGCGGAGAAGCTGAAGGACGCCGGATACACCGTCACCGGCACGGGCAACGCCCCCAAGACGGTGGCCAAGACGACCGTCACCTATCCGACCGGCCTCGACAGCCAGGCCGCCGTCCTCGCCTCCCGGCTGCCCGGCCGGACGGCCACCGCCGACGCGTCGGCCGCCCCGGGCGTCGTCACCCTGGTCGTCGGACCCGAGTTGAAGGTCGGCGACGTCGCCTGA
- a CDS encoding helix-turn-helix domain-containing protein translates to MTTRREPTARQMRLAVELRRLREAAGLSARQAAALLGVSNVQISQIESGVTGVSEERLRRLASHYDCTDHEFIDALVAMTTDRTRGWWEEYRGLLPASFLDLSELEHHARTQANVAVLFVPGLLQTEEYARAVFSNRIPELSSDELELRVQHRLARRVVIERAAPIGFEAVIHEAALRIRVSDRGASLAQLTRILELSEEDHISVRVIPFDLDGFSRGGSSMSYLGGLVTRLDTVVRDAPHGAALVDSEAQLAEYRTRFRKVEVASLEPNRSRDFIHTLVKEL, encoded by the coding sequence ATGACGACCAGGCGCGAACCAACAGCACGTCAGATGCGCCTGGCGGTGGAACTGCGCAGGCTTCGCGAAGCGGCGGGACTCTCCGCCCGCCAGGCGGCCGCACTCCTCGGCGTGAGCAACGTCCAGATCAGCCAGATCGAGTCCGGCGTCACCGGCGTGAGTGAGGAGCGGCTACGTCGGCTCGCTTCGCATTACGACTGCACGGACCACGAGTTCATCGACGCCCTGGTCGCGATGACCACCGACAGGACGCGTGGCTGGTGGGAGGAGTACCGAGGGCTGCTGCCGGCGTCATTCCTGGACCTGTCGGAGTTGGAACACCATGCTCGGACCCAGGCCAATGTGGCCGTTCTGTTCGTGCCGGGCCTATTGCAGACGGAGGAGTACGCCCGGGCCGTGTTCTCCAACAGGATCCCTGAACTCAGCTCGGATGAGCTTGAGTTGCGTGTACAGCACCGCTTGGCGCGCCGCGTGGTCATCGAGCGGGCGGCACCCATCGGTTTCGAGGCGGTGATTCACGAGGCGGCCTTGCGCATCAGGGTGAGCGACCGTGGCGCGTCCCTGGCCCAGCTCACACGCATCCTGGAACTCTCGGAAGAGGATCACATCAGCGTTCGTGTCATCCCTTTCGACCTTGACGGCTTCTCCAGGGGCGGCAGCAGCATGAGCTATCTGGGCGGCCTGGTGACAAGGCTTGACACGGTGGTCCGCGACGCTCCCCATGGCGCGGCCCTGGTCGATTCCGAAGCTCAACTCGCCGAGTACCGGACCCGCTTCCGTAAGGTGGAAGTGGCGTCACTCGAACCGAACCGGTCGCGTGACTTCATCCACACCCTGGTGAAGGAGCTGTGA
- a CDS encoding FxLYD domain-containing protein — protein MPRTKGVLLTAAAICCATVLTGCSDEDTPSSVSSAASKAASAAESLGREATAAASSLASGFASEASSAFASASASASRELDEIKDGVDVKSDAKLGTPDTDKDGRATVEVTVSNTTDGSKSFAVQVDFTDSAGNRLDTVVTTVSDVAAGKTGEQTARSNRTLSGEVKAEVARAVRY, from the coding sequence ATGCCACGCACCAAGGGCGTGCTGCTGACGGCGGCGGCGATCTGCTGCGCCACCGTGCTCACCGGCTGCTCGGACGAAGACACCCCCTCGTCGGTGTCGTCCGCGGCCAGCAAGGCCGCCTCGGCGGCCGAGTCGCTGGGCAGGGAAGCCACCGCGGCCGCGTCCTCCCTCGCTTCCGGCTTCGCCTCCGAGGCGTCGTCGGCGTTCGCGTCGGCGTCGGCTTCGGCGAGCCGCGAGCTGGACGAGATCAAGGACGGCGTCGACGTGAAGTCCGACGCGAAACTCGGCACCCCGGACACCGACAAGGACGGCCGGGCCACCGTCGAGGTCACCGTCTCCAACACCACCGACGGATCGAAGTCCTTCGCCGTCCAGGTCGACTTCACCGACTCCGCCGGCAACCGGCTCGACACGGTCGTCACCACCGTCTCCGACGTGGCCGCGGGCAAGACCGGCGAGCAGACGGCCCGCAGCAACCGCACGCTGTCCGGCGAGGTGAAGGCGGAGGTGGCCCGGGCGGTGCGGTACTGA
- a CDS encoding DUF397 domain-containing protein — MHRTDWQKSTYSDGGDGNDCVELASTPTTLHLRESDAPGTVLTTAPAPLARFLHAIRTGTPGIVASVTACPGRAC; from the coding sequence GTGCATCGCACCGACTGGCAGAAGTCGACCTACTCCGACGGCGGCGACGGCAACGACTGCGTAGAGCTCGCCTCCACCCCCACCACACTCCACCTCCGTGAGTCGGACGCCCCCGGCACCGTCCTCACCACCGCACCGGCCCCGCTCGCTCGGTTTCTGCACGCCATACGCACAGGAACTCCCGGAATTGTGGCCTCCGTCACAGCATGCCCGGGCCGCGCCTGCTGA
- a CDS encoding glycoside hydrolase family 26 protein, with the protein MFRFLRSFRSHRSHCSLRSLRAPLTALLVACALLAGPACVPVGRGVGAPPGAFGAYVGYDDAGVRRIAALDGWLGAATPRVGHAYLPGDRWSNIEGAPGYLEYWARWRQERADRMFVLNVPMLERTEERVSDQGVRDELRRGARGDYDEHFRVLARRLVALGVPDAVLVVGWEMNGITYTHRCGPDPEAWKRYWGRIVDAMRSVDGGQRFRFEFTPSRGLDAVPWNECYPGDRYVDVIGMDAYDQPHGMSFEDQVAEPYGLAAHVRFAQAHGKPVSFPEWGLYRNGDNPAYVRGMLTWFAEHRPLYQTISDYCPHGVWRCSGNPRSSAVYRSLVGGPFG; encoded by the coding sequence GTGTTTCGCTTCCTTCGCTCCTTTCGCTCCCATCGCTCCCATTGCTCCCTTCGCTCTCTTCGGGCTCCGCTGACCGCGCTTCTCGTCGCCTGTGCCCTGCTCGCCGGGCCCGCCTGCGTACCCGTCGGGCGGGGGGTCGGTGCGCCGCCCGGGGCCTTCGGGGCGTACGTCGGGTACGACGACGCCGGTGTGCGGCGGATCGCGGCGCTCGACGGGTGGCTCGGGGCGGCCACGCCTCGGGTCGGGCACGCGTATCTGCCGGGCGACCGGTGGAGCAACATCGAGGGGGCGCCCGGGTATCTGGAGTACTGGGCGCGGTGGCGGCAGGAACGCGCCGACCGGATGTTCGTGCTCAACGTGCCGATGCTCGAGCGCACCGAGGAGCGTGTGTCCGACCAGGGCGTACGGGACGAGCTGCGCAGAGGGGCGCGCGGGGACTACGACGAACACTTCCGGGTGCTGGCCCGGCGGCTCGTCGCGCTCGGGGTGCCCGATGCCGTGCTGGTGGTGGGGTGGGAGATGAACGGGATCACCTACACCCATCGGTGCGGGCCCGACCCGGAGGCCTGGAAGCGGTACTGGGGCCGGATCGTCGACGCCATGCGGTCCGTGGACGGAGGGCAGCGGTTCCGGTTCGAGTTCACGCCCAGTCGCGGGCTGGACGCCGTCCCCTGGAACGAGTGCTATCCCGGGGACCGGTACGTCGACGTCATCGGGATGGACGCCTACGACCAGCCCCACGGCATGTCCTTCGAGGATCAGGTCGCCGAGCCGTACGGCCTCGCGGCGCACGTGCGGTTCGCGCAGGCGCACGGCAAGCCGGTCTCGTTTCCCGAGTGGGGGCTGTACCGCAACGGCGACAACCCGGCGTACGTGCGGGGCATGCTCACCTGGTTCGCCGAGCACCGGCCGCTGTACCAGACCATCAGCGACTACTGCCCGCACGGCGTGTGGCGTTGCTCCGGCAATCCACGGTCGTCGGCCGTGTACCGGTCCCTGGTCGGGGGGCCGTTCGGCTGA
- a CDS encoding GNAT family N-acetyltransferase — MADWVTRPATADDVEAVAEVRAVAMRADLERLGRYDEHRVRQRLRDGFVPAHTRIIELDGVLAGCVALRPADDAHWLEHFYLAPHAQGRGIGTAVLRELVETADRSALRLRVDVLQGSPARRLYERHGFTFEREDDVDVFLVRAPRP; from the coding sequence ATGGCGGACTGGGTGACCCGACCGGCCACGGCGGACGACGTCGAGGCCGTGGCGGAGGTGCGGGCGGTGGCGATGCGGGCCGATCTGGAGCGGCTCGGGCGCTACGACGAGCACCGTGTGCGGCAGCGGCTGCGCGACGGGTTCGTGCCCGCGCACACCCGGATCATCGAGCTCGACGGCGTCCTCGCCGGCTGTGTGGCCCTGCGTCCGGCGGACGACGCGCACTGGCTGGAGCACTTCTATCTCGCGCCGCACGCCCAGGGGCGCGGTATCGGGACCGCCGTCCTGCGGGAGCTGGTCGAGACGGCCGATCGCTCGGCACTCCGGCTGCGCGTCGACGTCCTCCAGGGCAGTCCGGCCCGCCGCCTCTACGAACGGCACGGCTTCACGTTCGAACGCGAGGACGACGTGGACGTGTTCCTGGTGCGCGCGCCCCGTCCCTGA
- a CDS encoding alpha/beta fold hydrolase produces the protein MTASDMKYFASADGDLAYREAGAGELVVLLHSGFVDHRVFDAVIPALASTHRVIAADVRGHGASANATRPFRWVDDVATLLHHLDAGPAVLVGVSMGGLIVSDTLLERPELVRAAVVCGASTGEFQDTDPWHRAIQAETARALAAGDIEGWLKAFLSYVPGPHRSLDDVDPDILRRLREMALNTLSKHTPGEKDWHVPVTDTWSRLPRIDVPVLTVNGALDTPDAIAAAQRLADSVRDGRSVLIEGTAHYSNMEKPEEFTAAVADFLRTL, from the coding sequence ATGACTGCTTCGGACATGAAGTACTTCGCCTCCGCCGACGGGGACCTCGCCTACCGCGAGGCCGGCGCCGGAGAACTCGTGGTCCTGCTCCACTCGGGATTCGTCGATCACCGGGTTTTCGACGCGGTGATCCCGGCGCTAGCCTCCACGCACCGGGTGATCGCGGCGGACGTACGGGGCCACGGCGCCTCCGCCAACGCGACCCGCCCCTTCCGCTGGGTCGACGACGTCGCCACGCTGCTGCACCACCTCGATGCGGGCCCCGCGGTGCTGGTCGGTGTCTCGATGGGAGGCCTGATCGTCAGCGACACCCTGCTCGAACGTCCGGAGCTGGTCCGCGCGGCCGTCGTGTGCGGCGCCTCCACCGGCGAGTTCCAGGACACCGACCCCTGGCACCGGGCGATCCAGGCCGAGACGGCCCGTGCCCTGGCCGCCGGTGACATCGAGGGCTGGCTGAAGGCGTTCCTGAGCTATGTGCCCGGCCCGCACCGCAGCCTCGACGACGTGGACCCGGACATCCTGCGCCGACTGCGCGAGATGGCCCTGAACACCCTTTCCAAGCACACGCCCGGAGAGAAGGACTGGCACGTCCCGGTGACCGACACCTGGTCGCGGTTGCCCAGGATCGACGTCCCCGTGCTCACCGTGAACGGCGCCCTGGACACCCCCGACGCGATCGCCGCGGCGCAGCGCCTGGCCGACAGCGTCCGGGACGGCCGGTCCGTGCTGATCGAGGGCACCGCGCACTACTCCAACATGGAGAAGCCCGAGGAGTTCACCGCCGCCGTCGCGGACTTCCTGCGCACCCTCTGA
- a CDS encoding M23 family metallopeptidase — MGREHHARLPRTRARFRGATGAALFALLLLALAAVPAGAGSDGFRNDGFRSDGFRKEAARAVRAHERARERVDRLRESDASRTEVKDAERRRKAVRAGLWDLLWASGRHSGDPVAVDPSGQDSRCPFGDRSRPPERRAHPWTAPTRRYWLSAGYAAKGSRWAHRHTGQDFAVDSGTPVYAVGSGTVRATTCGDGFGNQVVVRHRDGYFTQYAHLSRIDVRKGGRVTAGQRIGLSGATGNVTGPHLHFEVRITPYVGSAVPPLPWLRRKAVQVAGAPALP, encoded by the coding sequence ATGGGACGAGAACACCACGCGCGCCTCCCACGAACGCGGGCGCGCTTCCGTGGCGCGACCGGGGCCGCCCTGTTCGCCCTCCTGCTGCTCGCGCTCGCCGCCGTGCCCGCGGGAGCCGGGAGCGACGGGTTCCGCAACGACGGCTTCCGCAGCGACGGCTTCCGCAAGGAGGCCGCCCGTGCCGTCCGCGCGCACGAGCGGGCTCGCGAGCGGGTCGACCGGCTGCGCGAGTCCGATGCCTCTCGCACGGAGGTCAAGGACGCCGAACGCCGCCGCAAGGCCGTCCGCGCCGGGCTGTGGGACCTGCTGTGGGCCAGCGGGAGGCACTCCGGCGATCCGGTCGCCGTCGACCCGTCCGGACAGGACAGCCGCTGTCCGTTCGGCGACCGGAGCCGCCCGCCGGAGCGGCGCGCCCACCCCTGGACCGCCCCGACCCGCCGTTACTGGCTCTCCGCGGGCTACGCCGCCAAGGGCTCCCGCTGGGCCCACCGGCACACCGGCCAGGACTTCGCCGTGGACTCCGGTACCCCCGTGTACGCCGTCGGCTCCGGCACCGTCCGCGCCACGACCTGCGGCGACGGCTTCGGCAACCAGGTCGTGGTCCGCCACCGCGACGGCTACTTCACGCAGTACGCCCACCTGTCGCGCATCGACGTGCGCAAGGGCGGGCGCGTGACGGCCGGTCAGCGCATCGGCCTGTCCGGCGCGACCGGCAACGTCACCGGCCCGCACCTGCACTTCGAGGTGCGGATCACCCCGTACGTCGGATCCGCGGTGCCGCCCCTGCCCTGGCTGCGCCGGAAGGCCGTCCAGGTCGCCGGAGCGCCCGCGCTGCCCTGA
- a CDS encoding DUF7144 family membrane protein, protein MSDQSHSQPSQGPRVWDPSHQGTGSPSAASPPPTGGGLVAGGVVFGGVLMFVSGFLAVFQGIAAIAEDDVYTRVAEYAYEMNLTAWGWILVIVGVVAVLTGYGLLSGGEWAGWARISGLALASLSLILQFLFLPYAPFWAVIQIAIDVFVIWALAAYRPQQA, encoded by the coding sequence ATGAGCGACCAGTCGCACTCCCAGCCGTCGCAGGGGCCCCGGGTGTGGGACCCGTCCCACCAGGGCACCGGGTCGCCGAGCGCGGCCTCGCCCCCACCGACGGGGGGTGGGCTGGTCGCCGGTGGGGTCGTCTTCGGCGGAGTGCTCATGTTCGTCAGCGGTTTCCTCGCCGTGTTCCAGGGCATCGCCGCGATCGCCGAGGACGACGTGTACACCCGGGTCGCCGAGTACGCCTACGAGATGAACCTCACCGCCTGGGGCTGGATCCTGGTGATCGTGGGCGTCGTGGCCGTGCTGACCGGCTACGGGCTGCTCAGCGGGGGCGAGTGGGCCGGATGGGCCCGGATCAGCGGCCTCGCGCTGGCCTCCCTGAGCCTGATCCTCCAGTTCCTGTTCCTGCCGTACGCGCCGTTCTGGGCGGTCATCCAGATCGCCATCGACGTGTTCGTGATCTGGGCGCTGGCCGCCTACCGCCCCCAGCAGGCGTAG
- a CDS encoding DUF6445 family protein: MSMPQRPHQPVRAAATLPVLPYRKPTKGRDYWVIDDVFPEAGITAIRERCLAKDDWVKGYPYTSESWPGLRTMPGLDAGELARVERLVRSATGAGKLWVQRAPGGGTLNHNCIQVVGEGESTPRPHSDSRALCRYAAVLYLNPAVPKDCGTSFYRQSLPGGRLGGNVVQAPHNNLVEALGTRFVAPDAFEEDVRVPHKHNRLLLYNANLVHSATGYSGTTLEEKRMTAVFFWMA, translated from the coding sequence ATGTCCATGCCACAGCGGCCCCACCAGCCCGTGAGGGCTGCCGCCACGCTCCCCGTGCTTCCCTACCGCAAGCCCACCAAGGGCCGCGACTACTGGGTGATCGACGACGTCTTCCCCGAGGCCGGCATCACCGCGATCCGTGAGCGCTGTCTCGCCAAGGACGACTGGGTCAAGGGTTACCCGTACACCTCCGAGAGCTGGCCCGGACTGCGCACCATGCCGGGACTGGATGCCGGTGAGCTCGCGCGTGTGGAGCGGCTGGTGAGGAGCGCGACCGGGGCCGGGAAGCTGTGGGTGCAGCGGGCGCCCGGCGGCGGGACCCTCAACCACAACTGCATCCAGGTGGTGGGGGAGGGCGAGAGCACTCCCCGGCCGCACTCCGACTCGCGGGCCCTGTGCCGGTACGCGGCCGTGCTGTACCTCAACCCGGCCGTCCCCAAGGACTGCGGCACCAGCTTCTACCGGCAGTCCCTGCCCGGCGGGCGGCTCGGCGGCAACGTCGTCCAGGCCCCGCACAACAACCTCGTCGAGGCGCTCGGCACCCGCTTCGTCGCACCGGACGCCTTCGAGGAGGACGTACGGGTCCCCCACAAGCACAACCGGCTGCTCCTCTACAACGCCAACCTCGTGCACAGCGCGACCGGTTACTCCGGTACGACGCTGGAGGAGAAGCGGATGACGGCCGTCTTCTTCTGGATGGCGTGA